Proteins co-encoded in one Mycobacteriales bacterium genomic window:
- a CDS encoding ABC transporter permease, with translation KVPLIFSVIVLPLTFLGCIYYPWSTLGPIPWLKWAVLVNPLVYMTEGLRASLTPVLPHMPIWGFSLALVFGVIGMTLLSLRTFYNRVVD, from the coding sequence AAGGTGCCACTCATCTTCAGTGTCATCGTTCTCCCGCTGACCTTCTTGGGTTGCATCTACTACCCGTGGTCGACCCTCGGCCCGATCCCGTGGCTCAAGTGGGCGGTACTGGTCAACCCGCTCGTCTACATGACCGAAGGGTTGCGCGCATCGTTGACGCCGGTTCTGCCGCACATGCCGATCTGGGGTTTCTCGCTCGCGCTCGTCTTCGGCGTGATCGGCATGACGTTGCTGTCGCTGCGCACCTTCTACAACCGGGTGGTCGACTGA